A genome region from Streptomyces antimycoticus includes the following:
- a CDS encoding thioredoxin domain-containing protein gives MSNRNNQQNKQAARERLRAERERQAKRDRTRRQLFVGGAVVAVLAIAGGIGYAVTNMDSSDDANQKWRAAAEKKTFAKPANTTGSQGTTVVIGDKKAKNTLHVYEDMRCPVCAQFEKFTGPTVLKDIKDGTYKAQFTMGTFLDDNKQMPGAGSKNALSALGAALNVSPQAFLDYKEALYAPKNHPQETDDAFANDQKLIDVAQQVKELKGNTAFEKAVKNGTYDRWALAMSKSFNDTKDVDATPTFKLNGKKLEVGENPPMTPDQFTPLVKQNLEK, from the coding sequence ATGAGCAACCGCAACAACCAGCAGAACAAGCAGGCCGCGCGCGAGCGGCTGCGCGCCGAGCGTGAGCGCCAGGCCAAGAGGGACCGCACGCGGCGCCAGCTGTTCGTCGGCGGCGCGGTCGTCGCGGTCCTCGCGATAGCCGGCGGCATCGGCTACGCCGTCACCAACATGGACTCGTCGGACGACGCCAACCAGAAGTGGCGGGCGGCGGCCGAGAAGAAGACGTTCGCGAAGCCCGCCAACACCACCGGCTCCCAGGGCACGACAGTCGTCATCGGCGACAAGAAGGCCAAGAACACCCTGCACGTCTACGAGGACATGCGCTGCCCGGTCTGTGCCCAGTTCGAGAAGTTCACTGGCCCGACCGTGCTCAAGGACATCAAGGACGGCACCTACAAGGCGCAGTTCACCATGGGCACCTTCCTCGACGACAACAAGCAGATGCCCGGCGCCGGCTCGAAGAACGCGCTGAGCGCGCTCGGCGCGGCCCTCAACGTCAGTCCGCAGGCCTTCCTGGACTACAAGGAGGCGCTGTACGCGCCGAAGAACCACCCGCAGGAGACCGATGACGCCTTCGCGAACGACCAGAAGCTGATCGACGTCGCCCAGCAGGTCAAGGAACTGAAGGGCAACACGGCCTTCGAGAAGGCCGTGAAGAACGGCACCTACGACCGGTGGGCGCTGGCCATGTCCAAGTCGTTCAACGACACCAAGGACGTCGACGCCACCCCGACCTTCAAGCTGAACGGGAAGAAGCTGGAGGTGGGCGAGAACCCGCCGATGACCCCGGACCAGTTCACCCCGCTCGTCAAGCAGAACCTCGAGAAGTAG
- a CDS encoding alkaline phosphatase D family protein: MSSAVTDLHISRRSAVTAAAAAAALLPLVPGPAAHAGSGPAFLHGIASGDPLPDGILLWTRITPAPDAVPGSGLGPAIEVTWEVAEDRDFRSVVARGTVKAAAGTDHTVKADVRGLRPATDYFYRFGVDGGVRSPAGRTRTTPAHDAAADGVRFGVVSCANWEAGWFSPYRHLAARTDLDAVLHLGDYIYEYKSGEYPEAKDVVRPHAPTHEIVTLADYRVRHGNYKTDPDAQALHAALPLIAIWDDHEFANDAWSGGAENHTPGTEGAWAQRVAAAKQAYFEWMPVRSSTQGTTYRRLRYGTLADLHLLDLRSFRSQQAATGSGDVDDPERTLTGRAQLDWLKSGLTASDTTWRLVGNSVMISPVAFGALPAELLGPLAELLGLPKGGLAINTDQWDGYTHDRRELLAHLTDHAIGNTVFLTGDIHMAWANDVPVKAATYPLSRSAATEFVVTSVTSDNLDDLLHVAPQTVSLAASAAIRAANRHVKWVDMDSHGYGVLDVTPQRAQMDYYTVSDKTDRNATTAWARSYRTQAGSQRVERADAPVR, encoded by the coding sequence ATGTCCTCGGCCGTGACCGACCTCCACATCTCGCGCCGCAGCGCCGTCACGGCCGCGGCGGCTGCCGCCGCCCTGCTGCCCCTCGTCCCCGGACCCGCCGCCCACGCCGGCTCCGGGCCCGCCTTCCTGCACGGCATCGCCTCGGGTGACCCGCTGCCCGACGGGATTCTGCTGTGGACCCGTATCACGCCCGCCCCCGACGCCGTGCCCGGTTCGGGGCTCGGCCCGGCCATCGAGGTGACCTGGGAGGTCGCCGAGGACCGGGACTTCCGCTCGGTCGTCGCCCGCGGCACCGTCAAGGCCGCCGCCGGCACCGACCACACCGTCAAGGCCGATGTGCGCGGGCTGCGCCCCGCCACCGACTACTTCTACCGCTTCGGCGTGGACGGCGGCGTCCGCTCCCCCGCCGGGCGCACCCGCACCACCCCCGCGCACGACGCCGCGGCCGACGGGGTCCGCTTCGGCGTGGTCTCCTGCGCTAACTGGGAGGCGGGCTGGTTCTCCCCGTACCGCCATCTGGCCGCCCGTACCGACCTGGACGCGGTGCTCCATCTCGGCGACTACATCTACGAGTACAAGAGCGGTGAATACCCGGAGGCGAAGGATGTCGTCCGCCCGCACGCCCCCACCCATGAGATCGTCACGCTCGCCGACTACCGCGTCCGGCACGGGAACTACAAGACCGACCCCGACGCCCAGGCGCTGCACGCCGCGCTCCCCCTGATCGCGATATGGGACGACCACGAGTTCGCCAACGACGCCTGGTCCGGCGGGGCGGAGAACCACACGCCCGGCACCGAGGGGGCGTGGGCCCAGCGGGTGGCCGCCGCCAAGCAGGCGTACTTCGAGTGGATGCCGGTGCGCTCCTCCACCCAGGGCACCACCTACCGGCGGCTGCGCTACGGCACCCTCGCCGATCTCCATCTGCTCGATCTGCGCTCGTTCCGCTCCCAGCAGGCGGCCACCGGCAGCGGCGACGTGGACGACCCGGAGCGCACCCTGACCGGCCGCGCCCAGCTCGACTGGCTGAAGTCGGGCCTGACCGCCTCGGACACCACCTGGCGGCTGGTGGGCAACTCGGTGATGATCTCACCGGTCGCCTTCGGGGCCCTCCCCGCCGAGCTGCTGGGCCCGCTCGCCGAGCTGCTGGGGCTGCCCAAGGGCGGCCTGGCCATCAACACCGACCAGTGGGACGGCTATACGCACGACCGGCGCGAGCTGCTCGCCCACCTCACCGACCACGCGATCGGCAACACGGTCTTCCTCACCGGTGACATCCATATGGCGTGGGCCAACGACGTACCGGTGAAGGCCGCCACCTATCCGCTCTCCCGGTCGGCCGCGACCGAGTTCGTGGTCACCTCGGTGACCTCGGACAACCTCGACGATCTGCTCCATGTGGCACCGCAGACGGTGTCCTTGGCCGCGTCCGCCGCGATCCGGGCCGCCAACCGCCATGTGAAGTGGGTGGACATGGACTCGCATGGCTACGGCGTGCTGGATGTCACTCCCCAGCGGGCCCAGATGGACTACTACACCGTCTCCGACAAGACCGATCGCAACGCCACGACCGCCTGGGCACGGTCGTACCGCACCCAGGCGGGCAGCCAGCGGGTCGAGCGCGCCGACGCACCCGTGCGCTGA
- a CDS encoding dienelactone hydrolase family protein → MTAVADTSTIVLFHSAYGLRPAVQEAADRLRAAGHEVVVPDLYEGQTAETVEDGMVIKERIGRDELLKRAITAAAPYSDRGLVYAGFSLGGALAQNLALADDKARGLLLLHGTSDIADDTTVDELPVQLHVADPDPFEPHDWLNAWYLRMRRAGADVEVFRYAGAGHIFTDPELPDHDKEAAEATWRVALGFLADL, encoded by the coding sequence GTGACAGCGGTGGCCGATACCTCGACGATTGTTCTGTTCCACTCCGCGTACGGGCTGCGGCCCGCCGTACAGGAGGCGGCCGACCGACTGCGCGCGGCCGGGCATGAGGTGGTCGTGCCGGACCTGTATGAGGGGCAGACCGCCGAAACCGTCGAGGACGGCATGGTGATCAAGGAGCGGATCGGCCGCGACGAGCTGCTGAAACGGGCCATCACCGCCGCCGCGCCGTACTCGGACCGCGGGCTGGTCTACGCCGGTTTCTCGCTCGGCGGCGCCCTGGCGCAGAACCTGGCGCTGGCCGACGACAAGGCGCGCGGACTGCTTCTGCTGCACGGCACTTCGGACATCGCCGACGACACCACGGTCGATGAGCTGCCGGTGCAGCTCCATGTGGCCGACCCCGACCCGTTCGAGCCACACGACTGGCTCAATGCCTGGTATCTGCGGATGCGGCGGGCCGGCGCCGATGTGGAGGTCTTCCGCTACGCCGGGGCCGGCCACATCTTCACCGACCCCGAGCTGCCGGACCACGACAAGGAGGCCGCCGAGGCCACCTGGCGGGTGGCGCTCGGCTTCCTGGCCGACCTCTGA
- a CDS encoding mechanosensitive ion channel family protein — MEDVLRPLVVIGGSLAITLFIGWAVDWLLRRVDARHPETPLWGHLRRCRLPLQVTVCTALLSGSYDKTQARVVQEHESAIGRLLALVLIAATAWLVVRVSSAVVESSYFRYASSAHDAARVRRVRTQVTLIQRVVAAIVGVVAVSAMLLTFPAMRTVGTSMLASAGILGVVAGVAAQSTLGNLFAGLQIAFGDMVRIGDTVVVDGEWGTVEEITLTFLSVRTWDERRITMPVSYFTNKPFENWSRGGTQKVATVLFHLDHTAPIEEMRERLREIVQKSPAWDGRDWNLVVTDTTPSTIVVRALITARDPDDAWAARCEVREKMITWLRDAHPHALPRIATAPAAQPPPARLERERSRELHDRHGGHDRLARFEDGLRKDTPRTR; from the coding sequence ATGGAGGACGTGCTGCGTCCGCTCGTCGTCATCGGCGGCTCACTGGCCATCACGCTGTTCATCGGCTGGGCCGTCGACTGGCTGCTGCGGAGGGTCGACGCCCGGCACCCCGAGACCCCCTTGTGGGGCCATCTGCGCCGCTGCCGGCTTCCGCTGCAGGTGACCGTGTGCACGGCGCTGCTGAGCGGTTCGTACGACAAGACGCAGGCGAGGGTTGTCCAGGAGCATGAGTCGGCGATCGGCAGGCTGCTCGCGCTGGTGCTGATCGCGGCGACGGCGTGGCTCGTGGTGCGGGTTTCGTCGGCCGTCGTGGAGTCCTCCTACTTCCGCTACGCCTCCAGCGCGCACGACGCCGCGCGGGTGCGCCGGGTGCGCACCCAGGTGACGCTGATCCAGCGGGTGGTGGCCGCGATCGTCGGTGTGGTGGCGGTCTCCGCCATGCTGCTGACCTTCCCGGCGATGCGCACGGTCGGCACCTCCATGCTGGCCTCCGCCGGGATCCTCGGTGTGGTCGCCGGTGTCGCCGCCCAGTCCACGCTGGGGAACCTCTTCGCGGGGCTGCAGATCGCCTTCGGCGACATGGTGCGGATCGGCGACACGGTGGTCGTGGACGGTGAGTGGGGCACGGTCGAGGAGATCACGCTGACCTTCCTGTCCGTACGGACCTGGGACGAGCGCCGGATCACCATGCCGGTGTCGTACTTCACCAACAAGCCGTTCGAGAACTGGTCGCGGGGCGGCACCCAGAAGGTGGCCACCGTCCTCTTCCACCTCGACCACACGGCGCCGATCGAGGAGATGCGGGAGCGGCTGCGCGAGATCGTGCAGAAGTCCCCGGCCTGGGACGGCCGGGACTGGAACCTGGTGGTGACGGACACCACCCCGAGCACCATCGTGGTGCGGGCGCTGATCACGGCGCGGGACCCGGACGACGCCTGGGCCGCGCGCTGTGAGGTGCGCGAGAAGATGATCACATGGCTGCGGGATGCCCATCCCCACGCCCTCCCGCGCATCGCCACCGCCCCGGCGGCCCAGCCCCCGCCGGCACGGCTGGAGCGCGAGCGGAGCCGTGAGCTCCACGACCGCCACGGCGGTCACGACCGTCTCGCCCGCTTCGAGGACGGGCTCCGTAAGGACACCCCGCGCACACGGTGA
- a CDS encoding GNAT family N-acetyltransferase produces the protein MTDGDLSGCFAVRREVFVVEQRIPEEEEMDAYDAHAVHLLATDGEGRPTGTVRFLHGAAADKKYAHAGVDGATTAVLGRLAVAKAARGTGLGADLVRAVEAEAHRRGLAEVYLEAQTHALGFYERLGYEAFGPEFDEGSGIPHRAMRRAL, from the coding sequence GTGACCGACGGGGACCTGTCCGGCTGCTTCGCGGTCCGCCGGGAGGTCTTCGTGGTGGAGCAGCGGATCCCCGAGGAGGAGGAGATGGACGCGTACGACGCGCACGCCGTCCACCTCCTGGCCACCGACGGCGAGGGCCGCCCAACAGGCACCGTGCGCTTTCTCCATGGCGCCGCCGCGGACAAGAAGTACGCCCACGCCGGTGTCGACGGCGCCACCACCGCCGTTCTCGGCCGCCTCGCGGTGGCCAAGGCGGCGCGGGGCACGGGGCTGGGGGCCGACCTGGTCCGGGCCGTCGAGGCGGAGGCCCACCGGCGCGGTCTGGCCGAGGTCTATCTGGAGGCCCAGACCCATGCGCTCGGCTTCTACGAGCGGTTGGGCTACGAGGCGTTCGGCCCCGAGTTCGACGAGGGCAGCGGCATCCCGCACCGCGCGATGCGACGGGCGCTGTAG
- the lspA gene encoding signal peptidase II, whose translation MTEAEQAIGTPDAGKAEEGAGTSAAGADEAAAGRGKRRVGVLLTVAALAYVIDLVSKLAVVAKLEHHAPVEVIGTWLQFEVIRNRGAAFGFGEAMTIVFTVIAVGVIVVIARLARKLHSLPWAIALGLLLGGAFGNLTDRIFRAPGDFQGAVVDFIAPSHFAVFNLADSAIVCGGFLIVILSFRGLDPDGTVHRD comes from the coding sequence GTGACAGAGGCGGAGCAGGCCATCGGTACGCCGGATGCGGGGAAGGCAGAGGAGGGTGCCGGGACCAGCGCTGCCGGAGCCGATGAGGCCGCGGCGGGCAGGGGGAAGCGGCGCGTCGGCGTGCTCCTTACGGTCGCGGCGCTGGCCTATGTGATCGATCTGGTCAGCAAGCTGGCCGTGGTCGCGAAGCTGGAGCACCACGCTCCGGTCGAGGTCATCGGCACCTGGCTGCAGTTCGAGGTGATCCGCAACCGGGGGGCGGCCTTCGGCTTCGGCGAGGCCATGACCATCGTCTTCACAGTGATCGCGGTCGGCGTCATCGTGGTGATCGCGCGGCTGGCCCGCAAGCTCCACAGCCTGCCCTGGGCCATCGCGCTCGGTCTGCTGCTCGGCGGGGCCTTCGGCAATCTCACCGACCGGATCTTCCGGGCGCCCGGGGACTTCCAGGGGGCGGTCGTGGACTTCATCGCCCCCTCCCACTTCGCGGTCTTCAATCTCGCCGACTCGGCCATCGTCTGCGGCGGCTTCCTGATCGTGATCCTGTCCTTCCGCGGGCTGGACCCGGACGGCACGGTCCACAGGGACTGA
- a CDS encoding TraR/DksA family transcriptional regulator — protein sequence MVARKTAVQKSTAKATKAAPGKKSASGKKAVNNKTAAPAGAAAQGAAKAAKRSAPGKNSETPTRKHASAKTVAPTEEGVAGETVAGATAGKTTARKAAPADKAVPAKKTGARKVVAKKTPGGAPTDKKATTTAPPLPKARAAGAPVDPSELAVRPGEDPWSAEEVDEARAGLLTEAGRLRTEIVASEQAITGLMRDSGDGAGDDQADTGTKNITREHEMALAGNAREMLLQTERALDRLDTGTYGLCENCGNAIGKARMQAFPRATLCVECKQRQERR from the coding sequence ATGGTGGCGAGAAAGACCGCCGTGCAGAAGAGCACGGCGAAGGCGACGAAGGCCGCGCCCGGCAAGAAGAGCGCCTCGGGCAAGAAGGCCGTCAACAACAAGACCGCGGCCCCCGCCGGAGCCGCCGCGCAAGGCGCCGCCAAGGCGGCCAAGAGGAGCGCTCCGGGGAAGAACTCGGAGACGCCCACCAGGAAGCACGCATCCGCCAAGACGGTCGCGCCGACCGAGGAGGGCGTGGCCGGGGAGACCGTGGCCGGGGCCACGGCCGGTAAGACCACGGCCAGGAAGGCCGCGCCCGCCGACAAGGCGGTGCCCGCGAAGAAGACGGGAGCCAGGAAAGTGGTTGCGAAGAAGACTCCGGGTGGTGCGCCGACCGACAAGAAGGCCACGACGACGGCACCCCCCTTGCCCAAGGCCCGTGCGGCGGGCGCGCCGGTCGACCCCAGCGAGCTCGCGGTCCGCCCGGGCGAGGACCCCTGGTCCGCCGAGGAGGTGGACGAGGCGCGCGCCGGGCTGCTGACCGAGGCCGGCCGGCTGCGCACCGAGATCGTCGCCTCCGAGCAGGCGATCACCGGGCTGATGCGCGACTCCGGCGACGGTGCCGGTGACGACCAGGCCGACACCGGCACCAAGAACATCACCCGCGAGCACGAGATGGCCCTGGCCGGAAACGCCCGCGAGATGCTGCTGCAGACCGAGCGGGCCCTGGATCGGCTGGACACCGGCACCTACGGGCTGTGCGAGAACTGCGGCAATGCGATCGGCAAGGCCCGGATGCAGGCGTTCCCCAGGGCCACGCTGTGCGTCGAGTGCAAGCAGCGCCAGGAGCGGCGCTGA
- the ileS gene encoding isoleucine--tRNA ligase has product MTPQYRQVPAQVDLPALEHAVLDFWRENKIFSRSLEQSEGRPEWVFYEGPPTANGMPGAHHIEARVFKDVFPRFRTMRGYHVDRKAGWDCHGLPVELAVEKELGFNGKKDIEAYGIAEFNAKCRESVTRHTDAFAELTTRMGFWTDLDGAYWTMNPGYIESVWWSLKEIFNKGLLVQDHRVAPWCPRCGTGLSDHELAQGYETVVDPSVFVRFPLTSGPLAGEAALLVWTTTPWTLVSNTAVAAHPEVRYVVATNGEEKLVVAEPLVGQALGEGWTVTGESFTGAEMERWTYRRPFELVEIPDAHYVVNAEYVTTEDGTGLVHQSPAFGEDDLLTCRAYGLPVVNPVRPDGTFEEGLELIGGQFFKKADEALTADLKERGLLFRHVPYEHSYPHCWRCHTALLYYAQPSWYIRTTAIKDALLRENEKTNWYPESVKTGRYGDWLNNNIDWALSRNRYWGTPLPIWRCAESHLTCVGSLAELSELTGTDQSGLDPHRPYIDDITFTCTADGCSLTAERVPEVIDAWYDSGSMPFAQYGYPYRNKELFESRYPAQFISEAIDQTRGWFYTLMAVGTLVFDKSSYENVVCLGHILAEDGRKMSKHLGNILQPIPLMDQHGADAVRWFMAAGGSPWAARRVGHGTIQEVVRKTLLTYWNTVAFQALYARTSGWAPSAADPAPAERPLLDRWLLGELGTLTEQVTEALEAYDTQRAGKLLSAFVDDLSNWYVRRSRRRFWQGDAAALRTLHDVIETVTRLMAPLVPFITERVWQDLVVPVVPEAPASVHLTTWPEPDQSMIDPALSAQMTLVRRLVELGRATRAESGVKTRQPLSRALVAAAGFETLGAELRAQIEEELNVSSLASLSEVGGSLVDTTAKANFRALGKRFGKGTQPVAKAIAEAEAAALSVALREGNASVVVDGETVALSPDEVIITETPREGWSVASDAGATVALDLEITPELRRAGLARDAIRLIQEARKNSGLDVADRIALRWETADEELRQALTDHAGLIADEVLATDFATGEADAAYGTPFEDAPLGLTFRLRKA; this is encoded by the coding sequence ATGACGCCGCAGTACCGCCAGGTGCCCGCCCAGGTCGACCTGCCCGCCCTCGAGCACGCCGTGCTCGACTTCTGGCGGGAGAACAAGATCTTCTCCCGTAGCCTCGAGCAGTCCGAGGGACGGCCCGAGTGGGTCTTCTACGAGGGCCCCCCGACCGCGAACGGCATGCCGGGCGCCCACCACATCGAGGCCCGCGTCTTCAAGGACGTCTTCCCGCGCTTCCGCACCATGCGGGGCTACCACGTCGACCGTAAGGCGGGCTGGGACTGCCACGGCCTGCCGGTCGAGCTGGCGGTCGAGAAGGAGCTGGGCTTCAACGGCAAGAAGGACATCGAGGCGTACGGCATCGCCGAGTTCAACGCCAAGTGCCGGGAGTCCGTCACCCGGCACACCGACGCCTTCGCCGAGCTCACCACACGGATGGGCTTCTGGACCGACCTCGACGGCGCGTACTGGACCATGAACCCCGGCTACATCGAGTCGGTGTGGTGGTCCCTGAAGGAGATCTTCAACAAGGGGCTGCTGGTCCAGGACCACCGGGTCGCCCCCTGGTGCCCGCGCTGCGGCACCGGGCTGTCCGACCACGAGCTGGCCCAGGGCTATGAGACGGTCGTCGACCCCTCGGTCTTCGTCCGCTTCCCGCTGACCTCGGGCCCGCTGGCGGGCGAGGCGGCGCTGCTGGTGTGGACGACCACGCCGTGGACCCTGGTCTCCAACACCGCGGTGGCCGCGCACCCGGAGGTGCGCTATGTGGTCGCCACCAACGGTGAGGAGAAGCTGGTCGTCGCCGAGCCGCTGGTCGGGCAGGCGCTCGGCGAGGGCTGGACCGTCACCGGGGAGTCCTTCACCGGGGCCGAGATGGAGCGCTGGACCTATCGGCGCCCCTTCGAGCTGGTGGAGATCCCCGACGCGCACTACGTCGTCAACGCCGAGTATGTGACGACCGAGGACGGCACCGGTCTGGTCCACCAGTCCCCCGCCTTCGGCGAGGACGACCTGCTGACCTGCCGTGCCTACGGTCTGCCGGTGGTCAACCCGGTCCGCCCCGACGGCACCTTCGAAGAGGGCCTTGAACTGATCGGCGGCCAGTTCTTCAAGAAGGCCGACGAGGCGCTCACGGCGGACTTGAAGGAGCGCGGGCTGCTGTTCCGGCATGTGCCGTACGAGCACAGCTACCCGCACTGCTGGCGCTGCCACACCGCGCTGCTCTACTACGCCCAGCCGTCCTGGTACATCCGCACCACCGCGATCAAGGACGCGCTGCTGCGGGAGAACGAGAAGACCAACTGGTATCCCGAGTCGGTCAAGACCGGTCGCTATGGCGACTGGCTCAATAACAACATCGACTGGGCGCTGTCGCGCAATCGCTACTGGGGCACCCCGCTGCCCATCTGGCGCTGCGCCGAGTCCCATCTCACCTGCGTCGGCTCCCTCGCCGAGCTCTCCGAGCTGACCGGCACCGACCAGAGCGGTCTGGACCCGCACCGGCCGTACATCGACGACATCACCTTCACCTGCACCGCCGACGGCTGCTCGCTGACGGCCGAGCGGGTGCCCGAGGTCATCGACGCCTGGTACGACTCGGGCTCGATGCCGTTCGCGCAGTACGGCTACCCGTACCGGAACAAGGAGCTCTTCGAGAGCCGCTACCCGGCGCAGTTCATCTCCGAGGCCATCGACCAGACCCGCGGCTGGTTCTACACGCTGATGGCGGTCGGCACGCTCGTCTTCGACAAGTCCTCGTACGAGAACGTGGTCTGCCTCGGTCACATCCTGGCCGAGGACGGCCGCAAGATGTCCAAGCACCTGGGCAACATCCTTCAGCCGATCCCGCTGATGGATCAGCACGGCGCGGACGCGGTGCGCTGGTTCATGGCCGCGGGCGGCTCGCCGTGGGCGGCCCGGCGGGTGGGCCACGGCACCATCCAGGAGGTCGTGCGCAAGACGCTGCTCACCTACTGGAACACGGTCGCCTTCCAGGCGCTGTACGCCCGCACCTCCGGCTGGGCGCCGTCCGCGGCCGACCCGGCCCCGGCCGAGCGGCCGCTGCTGGACCGCTGGCTGCTGGGCGAGCTGGGCACGCTCACCGAGCAGGTCACCGAGGCCCTGGAGGCGTACGACACCCAGCGCGCCGGAAAGCTGCTGTCGGCCTTCGTCGACGATCTGTCCAACTGGTACGTGCGCCGCTCCCGCCGCCGCTTCTGGCAGGGCGACGCCGCCGCGCTGCGCACCCTGCACGATGTCATCGAGACGGTCACCCGGCTGATGGCGCCCCTGGTCCCCTTCATCACCGAGCGGGTCTGGCAGGACCTGGTCGTCCCGGTGGTCCCCGAGGCCCCCGCCTCCGTGCACCTGACCACCTGGCCGGAGCCGGACCAGTCGATGATCGACCCGGCCCTCTCGGCCCAGATGACACTGGTGCGGCGCCTGGTGGAGCTGGGGCGCGCGACCCGCGCGGAGTCCGGTGTGAAGACGCGCCAGCCGCTCTCGCGCGCGCTGGTCGCCGCGGCCGGCTTCGAAACCCTGGGCGCCGAACTGCGCGCCCAGATCGAGGAGGAGCTGAACGTCTCCTCGCTCGCGTCGCTGAGCGAGGTCGGCGGCTCGCTGGTCGACACGACCGCGAAGGCCAACTTCCGCGCCCTGGGCAAGCGATTCGGCAAGGGCACCCAGCCGGTCGCCAAGGCGATCGCGGAGGCGGAGGCGGCCGCGCTGTCGGTCGCGCTGCGCGAGGGGAACGCGTCGGTCGTGGTGGACGGCGAGACGGTAGCCCTCTCCCCCGACGAGGTCATCATCACCGAGACCCCGCGCGAGGGCTGGTCGGTCGCCTCCGACGCGGGCGCCACGGTCGCCCTCGACCTGGAGATCACCCCGGAGCTGCGCCGCGCGGGTCTCGCCCGTGACGCGATCCGGCTGATCCAGGAGGCCCGTAAGAACAGCGGGCTGGACGTCGCCGACCGGATCGCGCTGCGGTGGGAGACGGCGGACGAGGAGCTGCGGCAGGCGCTCACGGATCACGCGGGGCTGATCGCGGATGAGGTCCTCGCGACCGACTTCGCCACGGGCGAGGCCGACGCCGCGTACGGCACCCCCTTCGAGGACGCCCCCCTGGGCCTCACCTTCCGCCTCCGCAAGGCGTAA
- a CDS encoding DivIVA domain-containing protein, whose protein sequence is MPLTPEDVRNKQFTTVRLREGYDEDEVDAFLDEVEAELTRLLRENEDLRAKLAAATRAAAQSQQQGMRKPPEQQERPGAPVPAAISGPQPVPPGQQQMGGPPQLPGGAPQLPAGPMGQNGPGPMQQGGPGPMQQGGPGPMQQGGPGPMGQNGPMGQNGPMGQNGPMGPGGPMGGPMGGPGGPGGPGGPQLPQPGQGPGGDSAARVLSLAQQTADQAIAEARSEANKIVGEARSRAEGLERDARAKADALERDAQEKHRVAMGSLESARATLERKVEDLRGFEREYRTRLKSYLESQLRQLENQADDSLAPPRTPATASLPPSPSMSGSMASAGAGSMGGHTMGGNQTMGGHNQNGGAPSYGGQQQMSPAMTQPMAPVRPQSPQPMQQAPSPMRGFLIDEDDN, encoded by the coding sequence ATGCCGTTGACCCCCGAGGACGTGCGGAACAAGCAGTTCACGACCGTCCGCCTCCGAGAAGGCTATGACGAGGACGAGGTCGATGCCTTCCTCGACGAGGTCGAAGCCGAACTGACCCGGCTGCTACGGGAGAACGAGGACCTGCGCGCCAAGCTGGCCGCAGCGACCCGTGCCGCCGCCCAGAGTCAGCAACAAGGTATGCGCAAGCCTCCCGAACAGCAGGAGAGGCCCGGCGCACCTGTGCCCGCCGCCATATCCGGACCGCAGCCGGTGCCGCCCGGCCAGCAGCAGATGGGTGGTCCGCCCCAACTCCCGGGCGGAGCCCCGCAGCTGCCGGCGGGTCCGATGGGCCAGAACGGCCCCGGACCGATGCAGCAGGGCGGACCCGGTCCGATGCAGCAGGGCGGGCCTGGCCCGATGCAGCAGGGCGGACCCGGCCCCATGGGCCAGAACGGTCCGATGGGCCAGAACGGTCCGATGGGCCAGAACGGCCCCATGGGTCCCGGCGGTCCCATGGGTGGCCCGATGGGCGGTCCCGGTGGTCCTGGTGGCCCCGGTGGCCCGCAGCTGCCCCAGCCGGGCCAGGGCCCGGGCGGCGACAGCGCCGCGCGCGTGCTCTCGCTCGCGCAGCAGACCGCCGACCAGGCGATCGCGGAGGCCCGTTCCGAGGCCAACAAGATCGTCGGCGAGGCCCGTAGCCGCGCCGAGGGCCTGGAGCGGGACGCCCGCGCCAAGGCCGACGCGCTGGAGCGGGACGCGCAGGAGAAGCACCGTGTCGCGATGGGCTCCTTGGAGTCCGCTCGTGCCACGCTCGAGCGCAAGGTCGAGGACCTGCGCGGCTTCGAGCGCGAGTACCGCACGCGGCTGAAGTCGTACCTGGAGAGCCAGCTGCGCCAGCTGGAGAACCAGGCCGACGACTCGCTCGCCCCGCCGCGCACCCCGGCGACCGCCTCGCTGCCGCCGTCCCCGTCGATGAGCGGCTCCATGGCCTCGGCCGGCGCCGGCTCGATGGGCGGCCACACCATGGGTGGCAACCAGACCATGGGCGGCCACAACCAGAACGGCGGAGCGCCGTCCTACGGTGGGCAGCAGCAGATGTCTCCCGCGATGACCCAGCCGATGGCACCGGTGCGGCCGCAGAGTCCGCAGCCGATGCAGCAGGCGCCCAGCCCGATGCGGGGCTTCCTCATCGACGAGGACGACAACTGA
- a CDS encoding YggT family protein, with protein MGIALQVIYIALYCYLIVLIFRLVMDYVFQFARSWQPGRAMVVILEATYTVTDPPLKLLRRFIPPLRLGGVALDLSFFVLMIIVWILITVVSNFASRV; from the coding sequence ATGGGCATCGCACTACAGGTGATCTACATCGCGCTCTACTGCTACCTGATCGTGCTGATCTTCAGGCTCGTGATGGACTATGTCTTCCAGTTCGCGCGCTCGTGGCAACCCGGTAGGGCGATGGTGGTCATCCTCGAGGCCACCTACACTGTCACCGATCCGCCACTCAAGCTGCTGCGGCGGTTCATTCCACCGCTGCGTCTCGGGGGTGTGGCGCTCGACCTGTCCTTCTTCGTGCTGATGATCATCGTCTGGATCCTGATCACCGTCGTGAGCAATTTTGCGAGCAGGGTGTGA